Proteins found in one Aspergillus chevalieri M1 DNA, chromosome 2, nearly complete sequence genomic segment:
- a CDS encoding putative SNF2 family helicase/ATPase (COG:K;~EggNog:ENOG410PJEH;~InterPro:IPR027417,IPR000330,IPR038718,IPR001650, IPR014001,IPR001660,IPR013761;~PFAM:PF00176,PF00271,PF04851;~go_function: GO:0005515 - protein binding [Evidence IEA];~go_function: GO:0005524 - ATP binding [Evidence IEA]): MATDDGDPLDWTLDEVVDFLCHNPQTPWSNSVVRNRPDPVAFEAALRDNFITGEVLLHDVDLKVLQEELGIKAFGHRSSVARAIQYLRRRSIKYQSTQEKPNIRSEDSHDVPPAPSYLDQMSISHVGTPQREFPPNSRMMTPPVSELGASRGKHAEHSLASSRESFDSRKRNEMTTETDSENRVQESAIAVDGERRKRRRIQPLLQGQEVTHKKDTSKLEDGWVAKEWYMGPHKVQSAQLFYPFSSEDNDQTFVMLGPKFPTAQRLFVNKSLNYFHKQHPIKLPCEKGKEQWAVIPYRGRNEETRRYFTLYTSRNGKVIVSQENMDKWPLLCKSQDQREGLSPSDPFAYLLQKYPIEKDVPDEACPVYGESGSEGDYDEDTWQEIDDEQRDTERGKPTKLSPSELETVIKECAAEYENKWHEIKKQKEEQGAWKLWSRARRSRSTNQQIKFLTKEIELQERRLKKVQETIRGNEYYAISELKLLCQSMEHSVFNITKQRWRISVLEQDKCPPKVETPQKQRPKPKPKFWIDDEESLSSEDSDVHHNEPLDDFIDDSEMQNVQGEEFDRTDTDMQDLEDERPGRNPLRTQSPIRLSSSSSDDNIISPSGKRRKSKARKRNPLSLRSSSSPDVPAKEQKPEPKTDLIDLTMDTPSPADDLTIETPPLNPMVPNKSHPISANVAIKSERSSISPGPTLPQRISVEIPTFKQSFTKPANNDLPDVNDFPALVKLSWTRIEERSDRGRLLAKLIGGLPDGERLTMANHIPAYGVKRLKHHIHDALNALTESEKQIPGFAPFKNQLVMRTASLYISYVNCVHLSQEGISRRQIVEAQMSLSGFTSFFEVLCKHLAAYYDWKLNEETPKKNSPHKKRKREVKESQHTKLNQVSAQERLQNQEKQREKLQKTWENMGISNDDPRHQVVSFGDPAIYLPSHIGSHVKPHQLRGVQFMWRELIEDENQQGCLLAHTMGLGKTMQVISLLSTVAAAAASDDIRIRKQIPEHLHRSQTLVLCPSSLIDNWLEEFQMWTPMKPNLLGPMRKITATLKLEKRLKKVEDWNKEGGILIMSYDIFRTWILNKETKARGRLFLDQESDQDAVQGQAKGWKCLSDEQHERVKKWLLDGPSIIVADEAHKMKNVNTGIAQAAVQFRSKSRIALTGSPLANNLTDYYTMVSWIAEGYLGEYKEFNANYVEPIEEGLYADSTHSERRKSLVKLQVLKEILEPKVNRADISVLAGDLPPKVEFVITIPLTKLQKEAYNLYVNAVYGEVGDVGNPKLWSWLAILGLCCNHPKCFLDKLNNPTDEPPKQGQAALPGEESIDQVGLPDSESLVSRQRPLFAAVPDIKALDLSYRTLMLNKIAAESVKTGDKVLIFSHSLPTLDYIEDVLKRSNLKYCRLDGRTSMGSRQTATKAFNKPGPEQIYIISTRAGGLGLNIPGANRVIIFDFQFNPVWEEQAVGRVYRLGQRKHVFVYRFISGGTFEEKIFGKAIFKSHLANRVVDKKNPVRWANKSVGEYLKPAGSVPQKDLTEFIGKDPLVLDKIIQSDNGPEKIIRKITLTETLQREDNDNLTEEEKQGVQMHLSEERLRRTDPRAYQALMMERAAAAQAKQAASWAVSAQVQANQPNPYYIDQRGTTHSSLSHHPHPPQLSHNIGPRPLPPDTSISRPVPASPVNNSGHPFPVPSSHAHPPISDNTTTSIAGSAPQKRPSLPSKPSVNTASVTAPAPPQRPPPSNADTSQGLNPTSAASNQPGRNKEAASTGSDTMSIDGDDSGDEQAFESPPEERPAAGNNAKSTKAKTNCNTQ; encoded by the coding sequence ATGGCAACTGACGATGGGGATCCGCTCGACTGGACGCTCGATGAGGTAGTCGATTTCCTCTGTCATAATCCCCAGACGCCATGGTCCAACTCGGTCGTGAGGAATCGCCCCGACCCCGTCGCATTCGAAGCTGCGCTGCGAGATAATTTCATCACGGGGGAAGTCCTCTTGCATGACGTTGATCTGAAAGTCTTACAAGAGGAGTTGGGAATTAAAGCATTTGGGCACCGATCTTCGGTTGCTAGAGCAATACAATATCTTCGGAGAAGATCTATCAAGTATCAGAGTACCCAGGAGAAACCAAACATTCGATCTGAGGATAGCCACGATGTTCCCCCGGCCCCCTCTTACTTGGATCAAATGTCTATTTCTCATGTTGGGACTCCTCAACGCGAGTTTCCTCCAAACTCCCGCATGATGACACCTCCAGTTTCTGAACTCGGTGCTTCGAGAGGAAAACATGCAGAGCATTCCCTTGCTTCAAGCAGAGAAAGCTTCGATAGTAGAAAACGGAATGAAATGACAACTGAGACTGACAGCGAAAACCGCGTCCAAGAGTCCGCCATCGCCGTCGATGGCGAAAGGCGTAAACGACGAAGGATACAACCCTTATTGCAAGGCCAAGAAGTCACTCACAAAAAGGATACTTCCAAGCTCGAAGATGGGTGGGTGGCCAAAGAGTGGTATATGGGCCCACACAAGGTTCAATCTGCTCAGCTGTTTTATCCATTCAGCTCTGAGGATAATGATCAGACCTTTGTCATGCTTGGACCGAAGTTTCCTACAGCCCAGCGTCTGTTTGTGAACAAGTCCCTAAACTATTTTCACAAGCAGCATCCCATTAAGCTACCTTgtgaaaaaggaaaggaacaATGGGCTGTCATACCCTATAGAGGGCGGAACGAAGAGACGCGAAGATATTTCACGTTGTATACTTCAAGAAATGGTAAAGTCATTGTTAGCCAGGAGAACATGGATAAATGGCCGTTGCTTTGTAAATCACAGGATCAAAGAGAGGGCTTGAGCCCGTCTGATCCGTTTGCCTATCTCCTCCAGAAGTACCCCATTGAAAAAGATGTTCCAGACGAAGCTTGCCCTGTATACGGCGAGTCTGGCTCTGAAGGCGATTATGATGAGGACACATGGCAAGAGATAGACGATGAGCAAAGAGATACTGAGCGCGGGAAACCGACCAAGCTGTCTCCCTCGGAACTTGAAACGGTTATCAAGGAGTGTGCTGCAGAATATGAAAACAAATGGCACGAAatcaagaagcaaaaggaagaACAAGGAGCATGGAAACTGTGGTCAAGAGCAAGACGCTCCAGAAGTACTAACCAGCAAATCAAATTCTTAACAAAAGAAATTGAACTTCAGGAACGACGCCTCAAGAAGGTGCAGGAAACCATTCGCGGGAATGAGTACTATGCAATTTCGGAGCTCAAACTCCTTTGTCAAAGCATGGAGCACTCGGTGTTCAATATCACCAAGCAGAGATGGCGCATATCGGTGTTGGAGCAAGACAAATGCCCTCCAAAGGTCGAAACTCCGCAAAAGCAGCGACCAAAACCAAAGCCAAAATTCTGGATTGATGACGAGGAATCCTTAAGTTCTGAGGATTCCGACGTTCATCATAACGAGCCTCTGGATGACTTCATTGACGACTCTGAAATGCAAAATGTCCAAGGCGAGGAGTTTGATCGCACTGATACCGATATGCAAGATCTTGAAGACGAAAGACCTGGTCGCAATCCCCTCAGGACTCAATCACCTATTAGGCTATCGTCGAGCAGCAGTGATGATAATATTATAAGTCCCTCTGGGAAGAGACGCAAATCAAAGGCCCGAAAGCGCAACCCCTTGAGCCTCcgttcttcttcgtcgccaGATGTTCCTGCCAAGGAACAAAAGCCAGAACCAAAAACAGACCTGATTGATCTCACAATGGACACCCCTTCTCCTGCTGATGATCTAACCATCGAGACTCCTCCTTTGAATCCCATGGTACCTAATAAATCGCACCCTATCTCAGCTAATGTTGCTATCAAGTCAGAAAGGAGTTCAATATCTCCCGGCCCGACGCTTCCTCAACGAATATCCGTTGAGATACCGACATTCAAGCAATCATTTACAAAGCCTGCAAACAATGATTTACCTGATGTCAACGATTTTCCTGCGCTAGTCAAATTAAGCTGGACGAGAATCGAAGAGCGTTCGGATCGAGGAAGACTCTTGGCCAAGTTGATCGGAGGCTTACCTGACGGAGAACGGCTGACCATGGCAAATCATATCCCGGCTTACGGAGTGAAGCGTCTTAAACATCATATTCACGATGCTTTGAATGCATTGACTGAAAGTGAGAAGCAAATACCCGGCTTTGCACCGTTCAAGAACCAGCTTGTCATGCGGACGGCATCGCTTTACATCTCCTACGTGAATTGCGTTCATCTCTCCCAGGAAGGGATCTCAAGACGCCAAATTGTTGAAGCGCAAATGAGTCTGAGTGGGTTCACTTCTTTTTTCGAGGTTCTTTGCAAACATTTAGCGGCATATTACGATTGGAAGCTCAACGAGGAAACTCCGAAAAAGAATTCACCGcacaagaagcgcaagaggGAGGTCAAGGAAAGCCAGCACACCAAACTGAACCAAGTGAGTGCGCAAGAGCGTCTTCAGAATCAAGAGAAACAGAGAGAGAAGCTCCAGAAAACTTGGGAAAACATGGGTATCAGCAACGATGATCCCAGGCATCAAGTTGTCAGCTTCGGAGATCCAGCCATCTATCTACCTTCGCACATCGGCTCCCATGTCAAGCCCCACCAACTGAGAGGTGTTCAGTTCATGTGGCGAGAATTGATCGAAGACGAGAACCAGCAAGGATGTCTGCTTGCCCATACCATGGGTCTGGGAAAGACTATGCAAGTAATCTCGCTCCTTTCGACAGttgccgccgccgcagctTCAGATGACATACGCATCCGCAAGCAAATCCCTGAACATCTTCATCGGTCTCAAACACTAGTTCTCTGTCCCTCGTCATTAATTGACAATTGGCTTGAGGAATTCCAGATGTGGACGCCGATGAAACCCAACCTCTTGGGGCCCATGAGAAAGATAACGGCCACGTTAAAGCTCGAGAAACGTTTGAAAAAGGTCGAGGATTGGAATAAAGAAGGCGGGATTTTGATAATGTCTTATGACATCTTCCGAACTTGGATCTTGAATAAGGAAACAAAGGCAAGAGGCAGGCTGTTCCTAGACCAAGAGAGTGATCAGGACGCTGTGCAAGGACAAGCCAAGGGCTGGAAGTGTCTTTCGGATGAGCAGCATGAACGCGTCAAGAAATGGCTACTTGACGGGCCTAGTATCATTGTGGCTGATGAGGCTCacaagatgaagaatgtCAACACTGGGATTGCGCAAGCCGCAGTCCAATTCCGCTCCAAGAGTCGGATTGCATTGACTGGGTCTCCTCTCGCGAACAACTTGACCGATTACTACACAATGGTCAGCTGGATTGCTGAGGGTTATCTTGGGGAGTATAAAGAGTTCAATGCCAATTACGTGGAACCCATTGAAGAAGGGCTTTACGCCGATAGCACACATTCTGAGAGAAGGAAGTCGCTTGTGAAGCTCCAGGTTCTTAAAGAAATTCTTGAACCCAAGGTCAACCGTGCCGATATTTCTGTGCTCGCCGGAGACCTTCCGCCAAAGGTGGAGTTCGTCATTACAATTCCCCTGACCAAGCTCCAGAAGGAGGCATACAACTTATATGTGAACGCTGTATATGGCGAGGTTGGAGATGTGGGCAATCCGAAGCTGTGGTCTTGGCTGGCGATTCTGGGCCTTTGTTGCAACCACCCCAAATGCTTCTTGGATAAGCTTAACAATCCCACCGACGAGCCGCCAAAACAGGGACAGGCCGCTTTGCCTGGGGAGGAGTCAATCGATCAAGTGGGTCTACCGGATTCAGAGAGTTTGGTCTCCCGACAAAGGCCTCTTTTTGCCGCCGTCCCTGATATTAAGGCGTTGGACCTCTCATACCGGACACTGATGTTGAACAAGATCGCCGCAGAGTCTGTGAAGACTGGAGATAAGGTTCTGATCTTTTCCCATAGCCTTCCGACACTGGATTACATCGAGGATGTTCTTAAGCGCTCAAACTTGAAATACTGTCGCTTGGATGGACGGACGTCAATGGGCAGTCGGCAGACCGCTACCAAAGCATTCAACAAGCCGGGGCCTGAGCAAATATACATCATATCGACACGTGCTGGTGGCTTGGGTCTGAATATCCCTGGCGCCAATCGCGTGATTATCTTCGACTTCCAGTTCAACCCAGTCTGGGAAGAACAAGCGGTGGGACGTGTCTACCGTTTAGGTCAACGAAAACATGTGTTTGTCTACAGGTTCATTTCCGGCGGCACCTTCGAAGAGAAAATCTTTGGAAAAGCAATCTTCAAGAGCCACCTGGCTAATCGCGTGGTTGACAAGAAGAACCCAGTCCGCTGGGCAAACAAATCCGTAGGGGAATATCTTAAACCAGCGGGCTCTGTTCCTCAGAAAGATCTCACCGAATTCATCGGCAAGGATCCCCTTGTCCTCGACAAGATCATCCAGAGCGACAACGGGCCTGAGAAGATCATTCGAAAGATCACTCTTACGGAGACTTTACAAAGAGAAGACAACGACAATCTCaccgaggaagagaagcaagGTGTTCAGATGCATCTGAGCGAAGAACGTCTTCGGCGCACAGATCCCCGTGCATACCAAGCCTTGATGATGGAACGGGCAGCCGCAGCACAAGCAAAACAAGCAGCGTCATGGGCGGTCAGCGCTCAGGTTCAAGCGAACCAACCGAACCCATATTACATAGACCAGAGAGGGACCACACACTCGAGCCTGTcgcatcatcctcatcctccgcaaCTATCGCACAATATTGGCCCGCGACCTCTGCCGCCAGACACTAGCATTTCTCGGCCAGTCCCAGCCTCTCCTGTAAATAATAGCGGTCATCCTTTCCCTGTACCGTCATCGCATGCGCATCCCCCAATTTCTGACAATACCACCACCTCAATCGCCGGGTCTGCTCCGCAAAAACGTCCGTCGCTGCCATCGAAACCCTCCGTCAATACTGCCTCGGTAACTGCTCCCGCTCCTCCTCAACGCCCGCCACCATCGAACGCTGACACGTCCCAAGGTCTGAATCCGACGTCCGCTGCCTCGAATCAACCTGGAAGAAACAAGGAGGCGGCAAGTACCGGCAGTGACACAATGTCAATCGATGGGGACGATTCCGGAGATGAGCAGGCTTTCGAAAGCCCACCGGAGGAAAGGCCTGCGGCTGGGAACAATGCAAAATCGACAAAAGCAAAGACCAATTGCAACACTCAGTGA
- a CDS encoding uncharacterized protein (COG:S;~EggNog:ENOG410PVTS), whose protein sequence is MDPSLIRSCIPCPHITIPDQYHTCEHSHHSSYSATDLPPILFALEQKQIGYLSEIEDLIENGNKVLDWEGKPIRDFSFLPRYISIDVPGWLLEYWSRTDSRLTYKDIRARMTAPVLKERTSENTLNMRREREARGPLTLSCWNRRRNPLTRMEVGRVEHRSVDEISYNTTMKVLYNSLSRPVALRKRGLVRTENGLVYTTRNQPIYALNTFLKPGEKSHTLGPRLRETFSLYNRLAAKARELNCRSWQLLPADDLPKQWSESKELKEVKSVAKHTFAWYKEGGRAVEDSPAAEATLVRQIELGQIQVNRG, encoded by the exons ATGGACCCTTCCTTGATTAGAAGTTGCATCCCTTGCCCCC ACATCACTATCCCGGACCAATATCACACATGCGAGCACTCCCACCACTCGTCTTACAGTGCCACAGACTTGCCTCCCATTCTGTTCGCCTTAGAACAGAAACAGATTGGCTACCTGAGCGAAATCGAAGACCTCATCGAAAACGGCAACAAAGTCCTTGACTGGGAAGGTAAACCCATCCGCGACTTTTCGTTTCTACCCCGGTACATCTCCATCGACGTTCCGGGATGGTTGCTCGAATACTGGTCCCGAACTGACTCCCGGCTCACTTACAAGGATATCAGAGCGCGTATGACGGCCCCAGTCCTCAAGGAAAGGACTTCGGAGAATACCCTGAACATGCGCAGAGAGCGCGAGGCCCGCGGCCCATTAACGCTTTCCTGCTGGAACAGGCGTCGCAACCCGCTCACCCGCATGGAAGTCGGACGTGTCGAGCACCGCTCCGTCGATGAGATCTCCTACAACACAACCATGAAAGTCCTGTACAACTCTCTCAGTCGGCCCGTCGCGCTGCGCAAGCGCGGCCTTGTCCGTACCGAGAACGGTCTCGTCTACACGACTCGCAATCAGCCGATCTATGCGCTCAACACGTTCTTGAAACCAGGTGAGAAGTCCCACACTCTCGGACCGCGATTGAGGGAGACTTTCAGCCTGTACAACCGGCTTGCAGCCAAGGCCCGGGAACTGAATTGTCGCTCCTGGCAGCTTTTGCCTGCGGATGACTTGCCGAAGCAGTGGAGTGAGTCGAAAGAGCTGAAGGAGGTGAAGTCTGTCGCGAAGCATACCTTTGCTTGGTATAAGGAGGGTGGTCGAG CCGTTGAAGACAGCCCTGCAGCCGAAGCAACCTTGGTGAGACAGATTGAACTTGGCCAGATTCAGGTCAACCGGGGTTAG
- a CDS encoding glutathione synthase (COG:Q;~EggNog:ENOG410PICP;~InterPro:IPR014049,IPR005615,IPR037013,IPR016185, IPR014042,IPR014709,IPR004887;~PFAM:PF03917,PF03199;~go_function: GO:0004363 - glutathione synthase activity [Evidence IEA];~go_function: GO:0005524 - ATP binding [Evidence IEA];~go_function: GO:0016874 - ligase activity [Evidence IEA];~go_process: GO:0006750 - glutathione biosynthetic process [Evidence IEA]) codes for MDNTVYSSYPPQLDPAQEAYLVTTIKDWAIQNGLAVRPHPSFVPRETDPKGVLATNAPVTLFPSPFPRSCFEEARALQTVYNRLYAAITCDEAWLGKIMEDLIDVDDFISHLWKVHLAVQKEGYSQTLSLGLYRSDYMANVSSNSSASLKQVEFNTISSSFGGLSSRVTSLHTELLGTPGYPSHHLLDSSVPPENTAVETLSAGLAAAHKSYGPSKSAPALPMCILFLVQEDERNLFDQLALLQQLTRVHKVPVFRLKSTEILNQTSIPSSNPARPLVYHPPQFPGAQYEVTTAYLRCFYAPSEYKSEHDWEARTHLERSAAIKCPTVLNQLCGSKIVQQVLAETTGPDHLAKFLADTDPVKISRLRATFAPQYDLSSSGRGRELALNPETAANHVLKPQREGGGNNIYKSDIPDFLRSIPESDWKRWILMELIHPPASAKNIALRSDGEVLGGDVVSELGIYGTILWDQKGGNVLHNEQGGYLLRTKAKEVNEGGVASGFSSLDSIVLF; via the exons ATGGATAACACTGTCTATTCGAGCTACCCGCCGCAATTGGACCCCGCACAGGAGGCGTATTTGGTGACGACGATCAAGGACTGGGCGATACAGAATGGCCTGGCAGTTCGTCCTCACCCAAGTTTCGTGCCCAGGGAGACAGATCCCAAGGGGGTCCTGGCAACAAATGCTCCGGTGACGCTGTTTCCGAGCCCGTTTCCGAGATCCTGCTTTGAGGAGGCCAGAGCATTGCAGACTGTCTATAACCGGCTCTATGCGGCGATAACGTGCGATGAAGCATGGCTGGGGAAGATAATGGAAGA TCTGATTGACGTGGACGACTTCATCTCGCACCTGTGGAAGGTCCATCTTGCGGTCCAGAAAGAAGGATATTCCCAAACACTATCTCTTGGGCTTTATCGGTCTGATTACATGGCCAACGTTTCCTCCAACTCGAGTGCATCGTTGAAGCAAGTGGAGTTTAACACCATCTCGTCGTCCTTTGGTGGGCTGTCTTCTCGCGTGACGTCGCTACACACGGAGCTTCTGGGTACTCCGGGatatccatctcatcatTTGCTCGATTCGTCTGTACCCCCGGAAAACACAGCCGTCGAAACGCTATCCGCAGGCCTAGCGGCAGCGCACAAGAGCTACGGACCGTCCAAATCCGCACCAGCTCTTCCGATGTGCATTCTGTTCCTTGTCCAGGAGGATGAACGGAACTTGTTTGACCAATTGGCGCTGCTGCAACAGCTCACTAGGGTGCACAAGGTGCCTGTATTCCGACTAAAGAGCACAGAAATTCTGAATCAGACGTCAATTCCTAGTTCCAATCCAGCTCGCCCCCTGGTCTACCACCCACCTCAATTCCCCGGCGCACAATATGAGGTGACAACAGCGTACCTGCGTTGTTTCTACGCCCCGAGCGAATATAAATCCGAGCATGACTGGGAGGCCCGGACACACCTTGAGCGTTCAGCCGCAATCAAGTGTCCCACAGTTCTCAACCAGCTGTGTGGAAGCAAAATCGTACAGCAAGTTCTAGCCGAGACTACTGGCCCCGACCACCTTGCCAAATTCCTGGCAGACACAGACCCAGTTAAAATTTCGAGGCTTCGTGCAACATTTGCCCCTCAGTACGACCTCTCTTCCAGCGGGCGGGGCCGAGAACTCGCTCTCAACCCCGAAACAGCCGCAAACCATGTCCTGAAGCCGCAGCGCGAGGGCGGCGGTAACAACATCTATAAGTCCGATATCCCCGATTTTCTGCGCTCGATTCCTGAATCGGACTGGAAACGGTGGATCCTGATGGAACTGATCCATCCCCCCGCCAGTGCTAAGAACATTGCCTTACGGAGCGATGGTGAGGTTCTTGGGGGCGATGTTGTTAGCGAGCTGGGTATCTATGGGACTATTCTATGGGATCAGAAGGGAGGAAATGTCCTACATAATGAGCAAGGGGGGTATTTACTGAGGACCAAGGCAAAGGAAGTTAATGAGGGAGGAGTCGCGAGTGGATTTTCTAGTTTAGACAGCATTGTTTTGTTTTAG